Proteins encoded within one genomic window of Ottowia sp. SB7-C50:
- the nusG gene encoding transcription termination/antitermination protein NusG, which translates to MNDVVDKVEPSTNPDLKWYVVHAYSGMEKAVERNIVERINRAGMQSKFGRILVPTEEVVEMKNGVRRTTERKFFPGYVLVEMVMDDDTWHLVKHTNKVTGFVGGAKNRPAPISEDDVMKIVNQMQEGTDKPRHKVEFEVGEYIRVKEGPFTDFNGTVEEVNYEKSKVRVSVTIFGRATPVELEFSQVEKA; encoded by the coding sequence ATGAACGACGTGGTGGACAAGGTCGAGCCGTCGACCAACCCGGACCTGAAGTGGTATGTCGTTCATGCCTATTCGGGCATGGAAAAGGCGGTCGAGCGCAACATCGTCGAGCGCATCAACCGCGCGGGCATGCAGTCGAAGTTCGGCCGCATCCTGGTGCCGACCGAAGAAGTGGTCGAGATGAAGAACGGCGTCCGTCGCACGACCGAGCGCAAGTTCTTCCCTGGCTACGTGCTGGTCGAAATGGTGATGGACGACGACACCTGGCATCTGGTGAAGCACACCAACAAGGTGACGGGCTTCGTCGGCGGCGCGAAGAACCGGCCCGCGCCCATCTCGGAAGACGATGTCATGAAGATCGTCAACCAGATGCAGGAAGGCACGGACAAGCCGCGCCACAAGGTGGAGTTCGAGGTGGGCGAATACATCCGCGTCAAGGAAGGCCCGTTCACCGACTTCAATGGCACCGTCGAGGAAGTCAACTACGAGAAGAGCAAGGTGCGGGTGTCCGTCACGATCTTCGGCCGCGCGACGCCGGTCGAACTGGAATTCAGCCAGGTCGAAAAGGCCTGA
- the rplL gene encoding 50S ribosomal protein L7/L12, protein MAFDKDAFLTALDSMTVMELNDLVKAIEEKFGVSAAAMAAPAAGGAGAGAAAAEEKTEFNVVLTEAGANKVSVIKAVREITGLGLKEAKDLVDGAPKAVKEGMPKADAEAAKKKLEEAGAKVELK, encoded by the coding sequence ATGGCATTCGATAAAGACGCATTTCTGACCGCGCTGGACAGCATGACGGTCATGGAACTCAACGACCTGGTGAAAGCCATCGAAGAGAAGTTCGGCGTGAGCGCCGCTGCGATGGCCGCTCCGGCCGCCGGTGGTGCCGGTGCGGGCGCCGCTGCCGCGGAAGAGAAGACCGAATTCAACGTGGTGCTGACCGAAGCCGGCGCCAACAAGGTGTCGGTCATCAAGGCCGTGCGCGAAATCACCGGCCTGGGCCTGAAAGAAGCCAAGGATCTGGTGGACGGCGCGCCCAAGGCTGTCAAGGAAGGCATGCCGAAGGCCGACGCCGAGGCGGCCAAGAAGAAGCTGGAAGAAGCCGGCGCCAAGGTCGAACTCAAGTAA
- the rsmB gene encoding 16S rRNA (cytosine(967)-C(5))-methyltransferase RsmB, with protein MALPNDAPRVPLWRQLQAVARLVQGVRDGRSLSQQLDGVEPTLRPGAQALSFAALRWLGRAQALRSLLVRRVPAPLADALLCTSLALAQDGAMYEPFTLVDQTVEAAKRDHAMRAHAGLLNACLRRFLREREALTGAAMADAVARWNHPLWWIERLQRDHPAHWQGILEAAQHAAPMDLRVNPRRTSVADYLAQLERAGIEACSMGGMAIRLRQPRPVRDLPGFLDGLVSVQSAAAQRAAPLLLDNMSERAPRVLDACAAPGGKTAHLLERVPEAAVTALEIDAHRAARIGENLSRLGLQADVRVADAAAVETWWKGEPYDAILLDAPCSASGIVSRHPDVRWLRRASDIAQLAAQQDRLLAALWPLLKPGGNLLYCTCSVFVEEGRNRIQSFLAHNSGAASMPSPGHLLPVPAEAQAGVDDNRHREDGFYYALLHKPVA; from the coding sequence ATGGCCTTGCCGAACGATGCCCCTCGCGTGCCGCTGTGGCGGCAACTGCAGGCCGTCGCGCGGCTGGTGCAGGGCGTGCGGGATGGGCGATCGCTGTCGCAGCAGCTCGACGGGGTGGAGCCAACCCTGCGCCCCGGTGCGCAGGCCCTGTCTTTCGCCGCGCTGCGCTGGTTGGGGCGGGCGCAAGCGCTGCGCAGCCTGCTGGTGCGCCGCGTGCCAGCGCCCCTGGCGGATGCGCTGCTCTGCACCAGCCTTGCGCTGGCCCAGGATGGCGCGATGTACGAGCCTTTCACGCTGGTCGACCAGACCGTGGAGGCGGCCAAGCGCGACCACGCCATGCGCGCGCATGCGGGGTTGCTCAACGCCTGCCTGCGCCGCTTTCTGCGCGAACGCGAAGCGCTGACCGGGGCGGCAATGGCCGATGCCGTGGCGCGCTGGAACCACCCGCTGTGGTGGATCGAGCGCCTGCAGCGCGATCACCCGGCCCATTGGCAGGGCATTCTGGAGGCAGCGCAGCACGCCGCGCCCATGGACCTGCGCGTCAACCCGCGGCGCACGAGCGTGGCGGACTACCTCGCCCAGCTGGAACGCGCGGGCATCGAGGCCTGTTCGATGGGCGGCATGGCCATTCGATTGCGGCAGCCCAGGCCGGTGCGCGATTTGCCGGGTTTTCTGGACGGGCTGGTGTCCGTGCAGTCCGCGGCCGCGCAGCGCGCCGCGCCGCTGCTGTTGGACAACATGAGTGAGCGCGCACCGCGCGTGCTGGATGCCTGCGCGGCGCCCGGCGGCAAGACGGCCCACCTGCTCGAACGCGTGCCCGAAGCGGCTGTCACCGCGCTGGAGATCGACGCCCATCGCGCCGCCCGCATCGGTGAGAACCTGTCCCGCCTGGGCTTGCAGGCCGATGTGCGCGTGGCGGACGCCGCCGCCGTCGAGACGTGGTGGAAAGGCGAACCTTATGACGCCATCCTGCTCGACGCACCCTGCAGCGCCTCGGGCATCGTCAGCCGCCATCCCGACGTGCGCTGGCTGCGGCGTGCATCCGACATCGCGCAGCTGGCGGCGCAGCAGGACCGGCTGCTGGCCGCACTGTGGCCGCTGCTGAAGCCGGGGGGCAACCTGCTTTACTGCACCTGCTCGGTGTTCGTCGAAGAGGGGAGAAATCGCATCCAGTCGTTTCTTGCGCACAACAGCGGTGCGGCCAGCATGCCGTCGCCGGGCCATTTATTGCCCGTGCCGGCCGAAGCACAGGCCGGCGTTGACGACAATAGGCACCGTGAAGATGGCTTTTATTACGCACTGCTGCACAAGCCCGTGGCCTAG
- the secE gene encoding preprotein translocase subunit SecE, with protein MASTPIETVSTGADKARLAAAALLVVGALAAFYLLRSQGAVAQWGGLIAGLVLAVVVFFTSDSGKRLIAFGRDSGREIKKVVWPTRKETLQTTAFVFAFAVVMALFLWLTDKTLEWALYDLILGWRR; from the coding sequence ATGGCAAGCACTCCAATTGAGACCGTGAGTACCGGCGCCGACAAGGCGCGGCTGGCAGCGGCTGCCCTGCTGGTGGTCGGCGCGCTGGCGGCGTTCTACTTGCTGCGCAGCCAGGGTGCTGTCGCGCAGTGGGGTGGCCTGATCGCCGGGCTGGTGCTGGCGGTGGTGGTGTTCTTCACCTCCGACTCCGGCAAGCGCCTGATCGCGTTTGGCCGCGACTCCGGTCGTGAAATCAAGAAAGTCGTCTGGCCAACCCGCAAGGAAACGCTGCAGACGACCGCCTTCGTGTTCGCTTTCGCCGTCGTGATGGCGTTGTTCCTGTGGTTGACCGACAAGACCCTGGAGTGGGCGCTGTATGACCTGATCCTGGGCTGGAGACGCTGA
- the rplJ gene encoding 50S ribosomal protein L10 — translation MSLNRSEKEAVIKEVTGLAAKAQTLVMAEYRGVTVADMTKLRSDARSKGVSLSVLKNTLARRAVAGSSFEVAVDQMTGPLIYGFSEDAVAAAKVVADFAKTNDKLVIRAGVYGGKSLDANGVKALASIPTKEVLLAQLCGLLMSPMSRTAVVLGALAAKKGEGEPAAA, via the coding sequence TTGAGTCTGAATCGCAGTGAGAAAGAAGCGGTCATCAAAGAAGTGACCGGCCTCGCCGCTAAAGCTCAAACGCTCGTGATGGCGGAATACCGCGGCGTCACGGTCGCCGACATGACCAAACTGCGCAGCGATGCGCGCAGCAAGGGCGTCAGCCTGAGCGTGTTGAAGAACACGCTGGCCCGCCGTGCTGTCGCAGGCAGCAGTTTCGAAGTGGCGGTGGACCAGATGACCGGTCCGCTGATCTATGGCTTCTCCGAAGACGCAGTGGCCGCCGCCAAGGTGGTGGCCGACTTCGCGAAGACCAACGACAAGTTGGTGATTCGCGCGGGCGTCTACGGTGGCAAGTCCCTGGATGCGAACGGCGTGAAGGCACTGGCCAGCATTCCCACCAAGGAAGTGCTGCTGGCCCAGTTGTGCGGCTTGCTCATGTCGCCGATGTCCCGCACCGCCGTGGTGCTGGGCGCGCTGGCGGCCAAAAAGGGCGAAGGCGAACCGGCTGCCGCCTGA
- a CDS encoding LemA family protein, translating to MLGSATLWWIVVVALLLFWGIGAYNRLVRLRAAVSKAFAALDEQLMRQLVCVQGCLPDSMNDEAAAAPAEPMDAATAAWARLQSAGDQFAVALAQARSQPIDVPCMARLVMAHEALRAAWAGALADAVPADAVPSAERLQARWMRLLHQSLPFRTAFNEAAQAYNQAVQQFPASVLARLFGFRPAGTVTRMAEGR from the coding sequence ATGTTGGGCTCGGCGACGCTGTGGTGGATCGTGGTCGTGGCGCTGTTGCTGTTCTGGGGCATCGGCGCCTACAACCGTCTGGTCAGGCTGCGCGCTGCGGTGAGCAAGGCCTTTGCCGCGCTGGACGAGCAACTGATGCGGCAACTGGTCTGCGTCCAGGGCTGCCTGCCCGATTCGATGAACGACGAAGCCGCTGCGGCCCCGGCGGAGCCGATGGATGCCGCCACCGCGGCGTGGGCGCGCCTGCAGTCGGCCGGCGACCAATTTGCCGTGGCGCTGGCGCAAGCGCGCAGCCAGCCGATCGACGTGCCGTGCATGGCGCGCCTGGTGATGGCGCATGAGGCGCTGCGGGCGGCGTGGGCGGGTGCACTGGCCGATGCCGTGCCAGCCGATGCCGTTCCGTCGGCAGAGCGCCTGCAAGCGCGCTGGATGCGCCTGCTGCACCAGTCCCTGCCGTTTCGCACGGCCTTCAATGAAGCCGCCCAGGCCTACAACCAGGCGGTGCAGCAGTTTCCTGCCTCGGTACTGGCCCGCTTGTTCGGCTTCAGGCCTGCCGGCACGGTGACGCGCATGGCCGAAGGGCGCTGA
- the rplK gene encoding 50S ribosomal protein L11, translating to MAKKIVGFIKLQVPAGKANPSPPIGPALGQRGLNIMEFCKAFNAQTQGMEPGLPLPVVITAFADKSFTFIIKTPPAAVLIKKAIKLDKGSAKPATDKVGKITRAQLEEIAKTKMKDMTAADLDAAVRTIAGSARSMGVTVEGV from the coding sequence ATGGCGAAGAAAATCGTCGGCTTCATCAAGCTGCAAGTGCCAGCTGGTAAGGCCAACCCGTCGCCGCCCATCGGCCCTGCACTGGGTCAGCGCGGTCTGAACATCATGGAATTCTGCAAGGCGTTCAACGCCCAGACCCAGGGCATGGAGCCCGGTCTGCCGTTGCCGGTGGTGATCACCGCCTTTGCGGACAAGAGCTTCACCTTCATCATCAAGACGCCGCCTGCGGCCGTTCTGATCAAGAAGGCCATCAAGCTGGACAAGGGCTCCGCCAAGCCGGCAACCGACAAGGTCGGCAAGATCACTCGCGCCCAGCTCGAGGAAATCGCCAAGACCAAGATGAAGGACATGACGGCGGCCGATCTGGACGCCGCTGTGCGCACCATCGCCGGCTCGGCCCGTTCGATGGGCGTGACCGTGGAGGGCGTGTGA
- the tuf gene encoding elongation factor Tu, which produces MAKEKFERTKPHVNVGTIGHVDHGKTTLTAAIATVLAKKFGGEAKGYDQIDNAPEEKARGITINTSHVEYETANRHYAHVDCPGHADYVKNMITGAAQMDGAILVCSAADGPMPQTREHILLSRQVGVPYIIVFLNKADMVDDAELLELVEMEVRELLSKYEFPGDDTPIIKGSAKLALEGDAGELGEQAIMKLAEALDTYIPTPERAVDGAFLMPVEDVFSISGRGTVVTGRIERGIIKVGEEIEIVGIKATQKTTCTGVEMFRKLLDQGQAGDNVGILLRGTKREDVERGQVLCKPGSIKPHTEFVGEVYVLSKDEGGRHTPFFNNYRPQFYFRTTDVTGSIELPKDKEMVMPGDNVSITVKLIAPIAMEEGLRFAIREGGRTVGAGVVAKIIA; this is translated from the coding sequence ATGGCAAAAGAGAAATTCGAGCGGACCAAGCCGCACGTGAACGTAGGCACCATTGGTCACGTGGACCATGGCAAGACCACCCTGACGGCGGCCATTGCCACCGTGCTGGCCAAGAAGTTTGGCGGCGAAGCCAAGGGTTACGACCAGATCGACAACGCCCCGGAAGAAAAAGCCCGCGGCATCACCATCAACACCTCGCACGTCGAATACGAAACGGCCAACCGCCACTACGCCCACGTCGACTGCCCCGGCCACGCCGACTATGTGAAGAACATGATCACCGGCGCCGCCCAGATGGACGGCGCCATCCTCGTCTGCTCCGCCGCCGACGGCCCCATGCCCCAGACCCGCGAGCACATCCTGCTGTCGCGTCAGGTCGGCGTGCCCTACATCATTGTCTTCCTGAACAAGGCCGACATGGTCGACGACGCCGAACTGCTCGAACTCGTCGAAATGGAAGTGCGCGAACTCCTGTCCAAGTACGAATTCCCCGGCGACGACACCCCCATCATCAAGGGCAGCGCCAAGCTGGCCCTCGAAGGCGACGCAGGCGAGCTGGGCGAGCAGGCCATCATGAAGCTGGCCGAAGCCCTCGACACCTACATCCCCACCCCTGAGCGTGCTGTGGACGGCGCCTTCCTCATGCCCGTCGAAGACGTCTTCTCCATCTCCGGTCGCGGCACCGTCGTCACCGGCCGTATCGAGCGCGGCATCATCAAGGTCGGCGAAGAAATCGAAATCGTCGGCATCAAGGCCACGCAGAAAACCACCTGCACCGGCGTCGAAATGTTCCGCAAGCTGCTCGACCAGGGCCAGGCGGGCGACAACGTCGGCATCCTGCTGCGCGGCACCAAGCGTGAAGACGTCGAGCGCGGCCAGGTGCTGTGCAAGCCCGGCAGCATCAAGCCCCACACCGAATTCGTCGGTGAAGTCTACGTGCTGAGCAAGGACGAAGGCGGCCGCCACACCCCCTTCTTCAACAACTACCGTCCGCAGTTCTACTTCCGCACCACCGACGTGACCGGAAGCATCGAGCTGCCCAAGGACAAGGAAATGGTCATGCCTGGCGACAACGTCAGCATCACCGTCAAGCTGATCGCCCCCATCGCCATGGAAGAGGGTCTGCGCTTCGCCATTCGCGAAGGCGGCCGCACGGTGGGCGCGGGCGTGGTGGCCAAGATCATCGCGTAA
- the rplA gene encoding 50S ribosomal protein L1, translated as MAKLTKKQKAQQGAVETTKLYALNEAIELVKKHATAKFDESIDVAVQLGVDAKKSDQVVRGAVVMPNGTGKTKRVAVFAQGAKAEEAKAAGADVVGMDDLAAEVKAGNMPFDVVIAAPDAMRVVGTLGQILGPRGLMPNPKVGTVTPDVATAVKNAKAGQVQFRVDKAGIIHGTIGRRSFDTDKLQGNLAALIDALNKAKPATSKGVYLRKVAVSSTMGVGVRVDTQTITA; from the coding sequence ATGGCCAAGCTGACCAAGAAGCAAAAAGCCCAGCAGGGCGCTGTTGAAACCACCAAGCTGTACGCGCTGAATGAAGCGATCGAGCTGGTGAAAAAGCACGCCACCGCCAAGTTCGACGAATCGATCGACGTGGCGGTGCAACTGGGCGTGGACGCCAAGAAGTCCGACCAGGTGGTGCGTGGTGCCGTCGTGATGCCCAACGGCACCGGCAAGACCAAGCGCGTGGCCGTGTTCGCCCAAGGCGCGAAAGCCGAAGAAGCCAAGGCCGCCGGCGCCGACGTGGTCGGCATGGACGACCTGGCCGCCGAAGTGAAGGCGGGCAACATGCCCTTCGACGTGGTGATCGCCGCCCCCGACGCGATGCGTGTGGTGGGTACGCTGGGCCAGATCCTCGGCCCGCGCGGCCTGATGCCGAACCCCAAGGTCGGCACCGTGACGCCCGACGTCGCCACGGCGGTGAAGAACGCCAAGGCCGGTCAGGTGCAGTTCCGCGTCGACAAGGCCGGCATCATCCACGGCACCATCGGCCGTCGCTCGTTCGACACCGATAAGCTGCAGGGCAACCTGGCCGCGCTGATCGACGCGCTGAACAAGGCCAAGCCCGCCACCAGCAAGGGCGTGTACCTGCGCAAGGTGGCGGTGTCGAGCACGATGGGTGTGGGCGTTCGCGTCGACACGCAAACCATCACCGCTTGA
- the rpoC gene encoding DNA-directed RNA polymerase subunit beta' yields the protein MKSLLDLFKQFTPDEHFEAIRIGLASPEKIRSWSFGEVKKPETINYRTFKPERDGLFCAKIFGPIKDYECLCGKYKRLKHRGVICEKCGVEVTQTKVRRERMGHIDLAAPCAHIWFLKSLPSRLGMVLDMTLRDIERVLYFEAYVVTDPGMTPLKKFSIMSEDDYDAKRKEYGDEFVARMGAEGIKELLEGIDLDIEIERLRGDLTGSEVKVKKNAKRLKVLEAFKKSGIKPEWMVLDVLPVLPPDLRPLVPLDGGRFATSDLNDLYRRVINRNSRLRRLLELKAPEIIARNEKRMLQEAVDSLLDNGRRGKAMTGANKRALKSLADMIKGKSGRFRQNLLGKRVDYSGRSVITVGPTLKLHQCGLPKLMALELFKPFIFARLEAMGIATTIKAAKKEVEAGTPVVWDILEEVITEHPVLLNRAPTLHRLGIQAFEPILIEGKAIQLHPLVCAAFNADFDGDQMAVHVPLSVEAQMEARTLMLASNNVLFPASGEPSIVPSQDVVLGLYYTTRERINGKGEGLVFADVGEVQRALDAGVVELTAKISVRLTEWAKDKTTGELTPSTSLVDTTVGRALLSEILPKGLPFSLMNKALKKKEISRLINASFRKCGLKETVVFADKLLQNGFRLATRAGISIAIDDMLVPHEKQGIIERAEKEVKEIEQQYVSGLVTAGERYNKVVDIWGKAGDEVSKVMMAQLAKQKTTDRHGKEVDQESFNSIYMMADSGARGSAAQIRQLAGMRGLMAKPDGSIIETPITANFREGLNVLQYFISTHGARKGLADTALKTANSGYLTRRLVDVTQDLVVTEDDCGTADGSLMRAIVEGGEVIESLRERILGRTAAEDLINPETREVVVQAGQMLDEDAIDELENAGIDEVRVRTALTCNTRFGICAKCYGRDLGRGGLVNMGEAVGVIAAQSIGEPGTQLTMRTFHIGGAASRAAVASSVEAKSNGSIGFNATMRYVTNSRGELVVISRSGEITIHDEHGRERERHKVPYGATLTVKADQSIKAGTVLANWDPLTRPIITEYAGTVKFENVEEGLTVAKQVDEVTGLSTLVVIDPKRRGSAKIVRPQVKLVDPEGKEVKIPGTDHSVTIGFQVGALIQVRDGQEVGPGEVLARIPVEGQKTRDITGGLPRVAELFEARSPKDKGVLAEQTGTVSFGKETKGKIRLQITDPDGHIWEELIPKEKNILVHEGQVVNKGESIVDGPADPQDILRLLGMEELARYIVDEVQDVYRLQGVKINDKHIEVIVRQMLRRVVVENPGDSGYIAGEQVERSEMLDTNDALRAEGKMPATYTNLLLGITKASLSTDSFISAASFQETTRVLTEAAIMGKRDELRGLKENVIVGRLIPAGTGLAYHQARKVKDQMDEAERRAIAEAEAAELAEATGAAEAGESASVDEGAAAE from the coding sequence ATGAAATCGCTGCTCGACCTGTTCAAGCAATTCACGCCGGATGAGCACTTCGAGGCCATCCGCATCGGCCTGGCCTCGCCCGAGAAGATCCGTTCGTGGTCTTTCGGCGAGGTGAAGAAGCCCGAGACCATCAACTACCGAACCTTCAAGCCGGAGCGCGATGGCCTTTTCTGCGCCAAGATTTTCGGCCCGATCAAGGACTACGAGTGCCTGTGCGGCAAGTACAAGCGCCTGAAGCACCGCGGCGTCATCTGCGAGAAGTGCGGCGTTGAAGTCACGCAGACCAAGGTGCGCCGCGAGCGCATGGGCCACATCGACCTGGCCGCGCCTTGCGCGCACATCTGGTTTCTGAAGTCGCTGCCGTCGCGCCTGGGCATGGTGCTCGACATGACGTTGCGCGACATCGAGCGCGTGCTGTACTTCGAGGCCTACGTCGTCACCGACCCGGGCATGACGCCGCTGAAGAAGTTCAGCATCATGAGCGAGGACGACTACGACGCCAAGCGCAAGGAATACGGCGACGAGTTCGTCGCGCGCATGGGCGCCGAGGGCATCAAGGAGCTGCTGGAAGGCATCGACCTCGACATCGAGATCGAGCGTCTGCGCGGCGACCTGACGGGCTCTGAAGTCAAGGTCAAGAAGAATGCCAAGCGCCTGAAGGTGCTGGAGGCGTTCAAGAAGTCGGGCATCAAGCCCGAGTGGATGGTGCTGGACGTGCTGCCGGTTCTGCCGCCCGACCTGCGCCCGCTGGTGCCGCTGGACGGTGGCCGCTTTGCCACGTCGGACCTGAACGACCTGTACCGCCGCGTCATCAACCGCAACAGCCGCCTGCGCCGCCTGCTGGAACTGAAGGCGCCCGAGATCATCGCGCGCAACGAAAAGCGGATGCTGCAGGAAGCCGTGGACAGCCTGCTGGACAACGGCCGCCGCGGCAAGGCCATGACCGGCGCCAATAAGCGCGCGCTGAAGTCGCTGGCCGACATGATCAAGGGCAAGAGCGGCCGCTTCCGCCAGAACCTGCTGGGCAAGCGCGTCGACTACTCGGGCCGTTCGGTCATCACGGTGGGTCCGACGCTCAAGCTGCACCAGTGCGGCCTGCCGAAGCTGATGGCGCTGGAGCTGTTCAAGCCCTTCATCTTCGCTCGCCTGGAGGCCATGGGCATCGCCACCACCATCAAGGCGGCGAAGAAGGAAGTGGAAGCCGGCACGCCGGTGGTGTGGGACATCCTGGAAGAAGTCATCACCGAACACCCGGTGCTGCTGAACCGCGCGCCCACGCTGCACCGCCTGGGCATCCAGGCGTTCGAGCCGATCCTGATTGAGGGCAAGGCGATCCAGCTGCACCCGCTGGTCTGCGCGGCCTTCAACGCCGACTTCGACGGTGACCAGATGGCCGTGCACGTGCCGCTGTCGGTCGAAGCGCAGATGGAAGCCCGCACGCTGATGCTGGCGTCCAACAACGTGCTGTTCCCGGCGTCGGGCGAGCCTTCCATTGTGCCGTCGCAGGACGTGGTGCTGGGCCTGTACTACACCACGCGTGAGCGCATCAACGGCAAGGGCGAAGGACTGGTGTTCGCCGACGTCGGCGAAGTGCAGCGTGCGCTGGACGCTGGCGTGGTCGAGCTGACCGCCAAGATCAGCGTGCGCCTGACCGAGTGGGCCAAGGACAAGACGACGGGCGAGCTGACGCCGTCCACCAGCCTGGTCGACACGACCGTGGGCCGCGCGCTTCTGTCCGAGATCCTGCCCAAGGGCCTGCCGTTCTCGCTGATGAACAAGGCGCTGAAGAAGAAGGAAATCTCGCGCCTCATCAACGCGTCGTTCCGCAAGTGCGGCCTGAAGGAAACCGTGGTGTTTGCCGACAAGCTGCTGCAGAACGGCTTCCGCCTGGCCACGCGCGCGGGCATCTCCATCGCCATCGACGACATGCTGGTGCCGCACGAAAAGCAGGGCATCATCGAGCGCGCCGAGAAGGAAGTGAAAGAGATCGAGCAGCAGTACGTCTCGGGCCTGGTCACGGCCGGCGAACGCTACAACAAGGTGGTGGACATCTGGGGCAAGGCCGGCGACGAAGTGTCGAAGGTCATGATGGCCCAGCTGGCCAAGCAGAAAACCACCGACCGCCACGGCAAGGAAGTCGACCAGGAGTCGTTCAACTCCATCTACATGATGGCCGACTCGGGCGCTCGCGGTTCTGCCGCGCAGATTCGCCAGCTGGCCGGCATGCGCGGCCTGATGGCCAAGCCCGACGGCTCGATCATCGAGACGCCCATCACGGCCAACTTCCGTGAAGGCCTGAACGTGTTGCAGTACTTCATCTCGACGCACGGCGCCCGCAAGGGCCTGGCCGACACGGCGCTGAAGACGGCCAACTCGGGTTACCTGACGCGCCGCCTGGTCGACGTGACGCAGGACCTGGTCGTCACCGAAGACGACTGCGGCACCGCCGACGGCTCGCTGATGCGCGCCATCGTCGAGGGCGGCGAGGTCATTGAATCGCTGCGCGAACGTATCCTGGGCCGCACCGCCGCCGAGGATCTGATCAATCCGGAAACCCGCGAAGTCGTGGTTCAGGCCGGCCAGATGCTGGACGAGGACGCCATCGACGAGCTGGAAAACGCCGGCATCGACGAAGTGCGCGTGCGCACAGCGCTGACCTGCAACACCCGTTTCGGCATCTGCGCCAAGTGCTATGGCCGTGACCTGGGCCGTGGCGGCCTGGTGAACATGGGCGAGGCGGTGGGCGTGATTGCCGCCCAGTCGATTGGCGAGCCGGGCACGCAGCTGACGATGCGGACCTTCCACATCGGCGGTGCGGCGTCGCGCGCGGCGGTCGCGTCGAGCGTGGAGGCCAAGTCCAACGGCTCGATCGGCTTCAACGCCACCATGCGCTACGTTACCAACAGCCGTGGTGAACTGGTCGTGATCTCGCGTTCGGGCGAAATCACCATCCACGACGAACACGGCCGCGAGCGCGAGCGCCACAAGGTGCCCTACGGCGCCACGCTGACCGTGAAGGCCGACCAGTCCATCAAGGCCGGCACCGTGCTGGCCAACTGGGACCCGCTGACGCGCCCGATCATCACCGAGTACGCCGGTACCGTGAAGTTCGAGAACGTCGAGGAAGGCCTCACCGTGGCCAAGCAGGTCGACGAAGTCACCGGCCTGTCGACGCTGGTCGTGATCGACCCCAAGCGCCGCGGCTCGGCCAAAATCGTGCGTCCGCAGGTCAAGCTGGTCGATCCCGAAGGCAAGGAAGTCAAGATCCCTGGCACCGACCACTCGGTGACGATCGGCTTCCAGGTTGGCGCGCTGATCCAGGTGCGCGATGGCCAGGAAGTCGGCCCCGGCGAAGTGCTGGCGCGCATCCCGGTCGAAGGCCAGAAGACCCGCGACATCACGGGCGGTCTGCCGCGCGTGGCCGAGCTGTTCGAAGCCCGTTCGCCCAAGGACAAGGGCGTGCTGGCCGAGCAAACCGGCACCGTGTCGTTCGGCAAGGAGACCAAGGGCAAGATTCGCCTGCAGATCACCGACCCGGATGGCCACATCTGGGAAGAGCTGATCCCCAAGGAGAAGAACATCCTGGTGCACGAAGGCCAGGTGGTCAACAAGGGCGAAAGCATCGTCGACGGCCCGGCCGACCCGCAGGACATCCTGCGCCTGCTGGGCATGGAAGAACTCGCGCGCTACATCGTCGATGAAGTGCAGGACGTCTATCGCCTGCAGGGTGTGAAGATCAACGACAAGCACATCGAGGTTATCGTGCGCCAGATGCTGCGCCGTGTCGTGGTCGAGAACCCGGGTGATTCGGGCTACATCGCCGGTGAACAGGTCGAGCGCAGCGAGATGCTGGACACCAACGACGCCCTGCGCGCCGAGGGCAAGATGCCCGCCACCTACACCAACCTGCTGCTGGGCATCACCAAGGCGTCGCTGTCGACGGACAGCTTCATCTCGGCCGCATCGTTCCAGGAAACGACCCGCGTGCTGACCGAAGCCGCCATCATGGGCAAGCGCGACGAACTGCGCGGCCTGAAGGAAAACGTCATCGTCGGCCGCCTGATTCCCGCGGGCACCGGCCTGGCGTACCACCAGGCACGCAAGGTCAAGGACCAGATGGACGAGGCCGAGCGCCGCGCCATCGCCGAAGCCGAAGCGGCCGAGCTGGCGGAAGCCACCGGCGCCGCGGAAGCCGGCGAATCGGCCAGCGTGGACGAAGGGGCGGCTGCCGAATAA